Below is a genomic region from Patagioenas fasciata isolate bPatFas1 chromosome 5, bPatFas1.hap1, whole genome shotgun sequence.
AACCCCCAACTTGAAAGGACCTGCATGGATAGTCCTTACCTCTCCTGGAGCCCCCTCGGCACAGACTGGTTGTGGGAAACACCCTCCTCACAGTGTGATATATCTTTTTTTCTCATGCTTGAAGAAGAGGTTTACCATCAAGCCCAGTTTGCAGCCTTACTGGTGGCATATCACCTCTGATGCCTGATCTGAGATGCACTGGAGCTGCTGGATTTCCAGGTGATCTTAAACATCTTCTAGCCCCACAGATCACTGATAGTGGCTGGAAACCCAGGCTGGCTGGAGAGGCCTTTCCTGGGTGTCCCTTTCCAGCACCCAGTCATGGCAGCAACAGGAGAGATCAGCGAGGGCAAAATAAAACTTAGGAAAATAGTTGTCGATGGCTATGTGGTATGGTAGAGACAAAGATGCCCCTGGTCTGCCAGAGGCAGGGCTGGTAACAGGGAGAGCAAGGCAGGGGCTCTCTCCTTTGTGGCTCTGCCAGGGAAGGGAAAAcctgcacagctgctccttttttcctttttcttttccttctttttcctttcctttccatttttgaaACAGCTTGAGTCAGCTATTTAATGGGAGATAAACCAAGGCAGAGCATGACCTGGCATCTTTCCCAGGGATGCACTTGCTGCATACCTTCACTTGGCTGGACCTGAGCCCTCCCTTAATAcatcctcctccctctctctccctttcctggCCTGCAGGATTCCTACAGAAAGCAGGTTGTCATTGATGGAGAGACCTGCTTGTTAGACATCTTGGATACTGCAGGGCAAGAGGAGTATAGTGCCATGAGAGACCAGTACATGAGAACCGGGGAAGGATTCCTCTGTGTCTTCGCCATCAACAACACAAAGTCCTTTGAAGATATTCACCAGTACAGGTCAGTATCCTGGGACATGCCCCTTCCCTCTTGCCCTGTGCAAAGgagaggccttgctgctgcacCCTTCTGCCCTCCCTTTTAGATCAGGCCCTGCAGTGGAAGCACTGGCTGCCAGCAAATACAATTAGCTCAAGTGGCCATTCCCCAGGGAAGAGTTGGAGCAGACGGCTAATGTCAGTGACTCCAATAAAACCCATCTGAAGGGATTGCTTGTGGCCTTTGGGCCTCGGTAATGTAATGTTTAAGTGTTTATGGTGACTAAAGAGAGAGCTGATCCTCTATGacccccctcactcctctcccTAAGTAATGGAATTGCTTTGTTAGTTCAATTGATCTCAGCAACTTCTGCTGGGCCTGGGAGCTTGGAAAGGAGGCTGGGAAGGGCTGCTTCCCCCTCTGGCAGCTGTTGCAGAGAGGCTGCAGTCTGCTGGCTGCACGCCCGTGGGGGAGAGGCAGTCCTGGCCTTTTGGAGTTTGGTTTCAACCAGggcaaagacagagcaggggcAGAGTGAGAGCCCTGGCAAGGTGACTTGCCCaagaggatgtactggagggacAGTGGCAGAAAACGGACCCCATCCTGGCATGATCCTGCTTTGTCTGCACCCAGGTTATCCATCCCACTTTTCCCCCCTGCTGCCATCATCCCTGTGGATCTGGAGAGACAAAGAGATGATATAAATGCAGCAGGAGTCTTCCCTGGTTACCCAGATGTTAGCTTAGAGAGCAATCACTCTATGTCCTTTTTTTGAGGCTTGGCTGTGATGGGAGCCACTTGCAGAGAGTGCAAGAGATGGCTCTGCCTGTCCCCACTCTGTCCACCGCCCACCAAGAAATCATGTACCCCAGTCTCTCATCATAAACTTGGCTCACAGATAATCCTGTAGCTCCAAGCACAGGCACAGCCCTTCCTAGCCCTGTAGTCAGAGGCACTGCACCAAGCTGTTGAGATGTCTCAGTCTTTGGCTAGCAGTGTAATAGCCATACAGTTGGGCTAATTTGGTTTGTTTTAGCTGAACCAGAGGACAAAGGATGGGATTTTCCTAAAGCACCTGAGGGATTCAACAGCATTCATCCTTGTGCTGGTGCCTGTGACTCCCTCACAGGGTGGCTTGATTTCAAGCCCTGGTTTTAATCATGATGTAGATCACTGGCTTTCATCTCGTTTTGCCTGTACTCTGTGTTTgcacttttaaaataacattccCCAGAGAaatgctggctctccctggttaGTAATCATTAGGAGGTATCTCTTTTCAGCTAAGTGTAGCCTATGCACTAAATTTAGTACTTGTGTTTGCTGATCAGGATGTTACATGGAACATTTAAGTGGCTTTATGGCATATCATACATATAGTCAGACTTTATTTCTATGTTCTACTAGATTAAAAAAAGATgactgatttgtgtgtgtgtgtgagatacCTGTTCAGCTGCTTTTGGATAGAAATTTGAATtcaattaaaatgcagaaatcagcattttaataatgcttttttttatttaaacaaaaccaTGTTAAATGTTCTGGATGCatgagcaagaaaaaaagaaaaagctggtcTGATGCTAAATGATTTATTAAACAAAGGAAGTTATCATCTATCAGGAGGGAATTCAATGGATTGTTTATGGCCATGATGGCCTTTAAAATTTTTAGAAGTGGTAAATCTCATCCTCACCTACCTAGTTTTAAATCTGAGGTTAGAATGAAGAAGCAAGCATTACAGCTTTTTTGCTTCCCAATTGGTTTCTCAACTTTGAGTGACCTGAACTAAACTGAAAAGGAAGCAAATACTGCCCATGCATCTGCAGAAAAAGTTACAGCTGCCAAAAGCTAGTTCATCAGCTCAGCAAATTCTGGatgcaagtgattttttttttttaaatccccattAAGGGGGATTACTTGATCTAAAGTGTTGGAAATAACACAGGTAACTGCTTGACTATTCCTATTTATTTAGCTTAAACTATCTTAAGTTCATGTCTTAATATAGATTGTCATAATTTCAAGTTGTGTTTTGTAAACAGTTGCAGTTAAAGAGCAGGGGTATGTTTAGTTTTTGTTTCCAAAAGTGCCCTAGCTATTTTGCTGTTTACTCACTTATATGCTGTGGTAATTTATGTTCTCCTGAAAGCCTAACACAAGGCGCTTGGCAGGAATGAAGCATAGCTGTTAATTCTTGATGAGGAAGCTGGTGGGGAGTGTCCTGGAGCTTCCCCCTGAGGCCTTTTCTCCCTTCACTTTGGCACCTCTTACTCTTGCAGGGAGCAAATCAAGAGGGTGAAAGACTCAGATGATGTTCCTATGGTACTGGTGGGAAATAAATGTGACCTACCAGCCCGGACAGTGGAGACCCGGCAAGCGCAGGACCTGTCCCGAAGTTACGGGATCCCCTACATAGAAACGTCTGCCAAAACCAGACAGGTAGGAGAACAATTTTAAAGaaagtctttttcttctcttttcttcagtGCTGTCCAGGAGAGGCAGGAATGGCCAGATACCACCTCGCAGATATATGGGTGCAAGGGCTGAGGTTAGTTGCTTCCTCAAGGCTAAATGCTCAATAAGGACATCTCCTCCACTGTCTGTGCTTGTGCCTCCAATCCAGAGAAGTGCATAATTCATGCTCTGGCATGATACCTTTTCAGGGCTTTCTCCAAGGCTCTAGAATAACCTGTGTAGTCACTGCAGGTCAGCTAAGCTCAGGGAACTTGGCTAACCTCATCCATGGTCTGTTTCGGCAGACCTGCAGGCAGAATATACCAGTGCTGGAAGGACAATGTGGGGCTCCCAGAGCACAAGGGTGGAAATGGAGCAGCTGATACCTTTAATGATCTAGTGGTGGTGTTGCTCTTGGGTGGTAGAGCCCCTTCAAGCTGCTGAAATCTGATGAATTTCAGGGACTTAAGAGCTCCTTGGTCTTATGTTTGCTCATTCAGTCTCGCTCTCTGGGGGCCACACTAAGATCCCTGTTAGTCTCTCCCACTTGGTTTTGTGCCTTTAACTCTGCAATCTTCACTGATGAAAGACAGCACTAGGGAGGCCtgtctggggagcagagccctctCTTTTCTCCACTGTCCCCTCTCAAGTGGGCAGTTGCTTCAAGCGATGCTTTTCTCCCAGGGCGTTGAAGATGCCTTCTATACCTTGGTGCGGGAGATCCGTCAGCACAAGCTGCGCAAGCTGAATCCCCCAGATGAGAGCGGCCCCGGCTGCATGAACTGTAAATGTGTGATATCGTGACTACTACGGTGAGTTTTGGAAGCAGGAGTCGGGGTGCAGTGCGGGTATATTAGAAGCAGGGCAGGAGGTGACTGCAGATGTATGCATCTGCGAACAAATGCAGCAGAAAGAATTTCAGCAACGGgtgttttttaatgaaacaccTTTTTGACTGAAATAGCATTTTTCTGTCAAAACATAGGTAAGTCAAAATTCCCACTGTTCTGAGGAAGCATGTAGGAGGAAACGACAGtttatttttccccctcattttgTGGAACGACATTCTAcagaactgaattaaaaaaataggTGTTTTGTCGTGCTTTCCCTGACAAAGCTTCTTCCCATGCTGCCCCTCTGAAAGAGGAGTTAAACTGGTGTTTAAGGTATGTGGCTCACCACGTGTTCACCAGACTGGCCCTAGAAGAGTTCAGATGAAGAGCTGGGTGAGCATTTTACCCCCTAATGCACTCATGTAAATTGCCTTGTCCTAAAGTTTCAGAGCAGACCTATTTCACTGTGAAAGTCCTGTGTTCCTCAGAAGAGTTTTCCCCATTAGATATATCCCCTGGGATATTTAGAACTGATGCAATGTTGAGAGTTAGCCATAAGgggaatattttgcttttataaattGTATGTGCCGGAGCCAGAAACTGTGTTTTTCAGATTGTCCACATTCACTtgcctgtttttcttctttttctgtccttggttttgtgtgtgtgggtttttttgtttgtttttttgttgttgttttttttgtttgtttgttttttgttttttgggttttttgtttggttggtttttttaaacgATGAGCTTATTTAAATCATTGCAGTCCTGATGGATAGTAGTGAAGGAGAGCTCCTGTCAGtgtccctgcatgagctgggtgGCCTTAAGCCAAACACCTGGGAACATCTGGGTGTAACCAGCGCCTTCTCTGGCAGAAATGGAGAGAGAGGCAATTGGGGATGAGTGCACCCGGGAGATGTACGTCTGAGGACATCTGGGACCGGGGTGTGGGAGAAAAACCTGCATGAACATTGCCCTTAATATCTTTTGGGGAGTCTCCCCAAGCACCTGGACAACTGCTGGAGTCCTAAAGAGATGTTTTGTCCAGAGATGATGCTAAGAGGGTCTCACTGAAGGTGGAGGTGGGCAGCTGGTTTTCCTTCGTTGCTTTTTGAGCCAAAGGCTGTGAGCACAGCTGATGTGTTccctgaaaacaaacacacacaaaaaccaaaatgcTGGCAGTGTTTTCTtcctatgaggaaaaaaaaaaaagtcaaaccccCCACCCTTCTGCTCCCAGCTGATGCACCCAGTATCTCCTGGGGACCAAGCTGAATGCTATGCCCAAGCACACTTACCACTGCTAAGGGAGGATTTCCAGATGTTCAGGTCCTCCAGATGTTCAGGAATGTTTCCTCTGGATGAGGATGTGAGCTCGGGGCTCGTTTCCTGTTCTGGCTCACAGCTGATGGCATGGGCTCAGCGGACACTACTGCTCCCTGATACTGACTGCTGGGAGCCCAGTCCCTGTCACAGCTCACTGGCCAGCACTGGCATGGGCACTGCCTTCAAAAAGAGGGGCAAGAAGAGAGATGGCAAGGAGTCTCTTGGAAACACTCTGGTCTGTTAAGAGTGCATGCCCTGTGAGTTGCCTACATCTTTTCTGCTCATGCAGAATCTGGAAGCAGGACATGCTAGCTTATTCTAGCTGCAATGGCCAAGAGCAGAAAGGGAGAAACATCAGGgtacaaaaggaaaagcaaggcaaggacaTGCTAGGTTTTGGGGAAAATGGCAGATGTGTGGTCAGTGAGCCAGGGAGATTGGCTGCATTTACCCTGGACTCACTGTGTGGTTCCCATCATCCCTGGAGGATGGACCAAACAGTGCCCCTTCTCACAACAAGGTCTGGGCAGAGGCTCACCCATCGCTCCACAGATGGTTTGCTTATTCCTTTCAGCACACATGCAGGTGCTTTGTTGAGCTACGTGCAGACCTCCAAGACCTGTATAGCCCTTTATTTTCTCTCTGTGGGCACTAGCAAGGTCATCCCAAAACGTGAGGGGTGGGTAATGGAAACAGCCCCTGCTGGTTCTGATGGCAAATGGGTGCTAATGAGTGTCCTGTTCTGGTTTCAGCTGACTGGACTGTGTCTTGGAGTGGTTTCCACTGTGCAGAGCACAAGGAAAGAGGTGAAGCAAAGGAAGAAGCAAACAGATTCAGAGGAGGAGTAAAGCGGGaggtggagaggaagaggaggacggGGGAGCATGAGCACCTCCAAGGACTATCTCGCACTTCACCCAAGCCTGTGGCAAAcgacttttttgtctttttttctttgtctgtccCCTCCTTCTTTGGCCTCCTTCCACCCCAGCAACTGTACAAAGCCACAGATTGAATCACAGTAAATTATTATTTGATGGTCTCAACAAACTGTCTTTATGGCTGTGTCCTCCTTCCAGagggtgctgctgctggtgctccaGGAGCATCACTGGTGGGATGGTTGGGAGGGAAGGGTGCTGAGATGTGCTCTCCAGGGACCAAGGTCATGCTGTAGCCTATGAAGACGATCAGGGTGGGGTATCCTTCAGGGAAAGAGCTGTCTTTGCCTCTGGTAAGTTGTCatcgtgtccctgtgtcccctcccccacccacctGAAACTCTTTGCTGGCCCCAAGTTCTGGTGGGGTGGAAAAGTGCAACCAGTTCAGGCCTATTCTCAGTGTTCTCCTGGGTGCTTTGCCTTCAACCTCATCCATGTAGGATTTTCTTATGGCCTCAGATGTGATGCCTGGAAGACAAGAAGGACTGAGGAAATCTGAGAGCTGAGTTCACCTCAGCTGGTGCCAGTTTGTtgcttccttgattttttttttttttccaggcagctGTTTCTGGCATAGCACCTCCCAAATGTTTATGTGCTCCAGACATAGAATTAGGCCTTTATGCACCCCTCTAGCACCTAGCTAATGCTAACACCTGCACAGCATATATACCTTGGACTGTTCAAGCCTGT
It encodes:
- the HRAS gene encoding GTPase HRas, which codes for MTEYKLVVVGAGGVGKSALTIQLIQNHFVDEYDPTIEDSYRKQVVIDGETCLLDILDTAGQEEYSAMRDQYMRTGEGFLCVFAINNTKSFEDIHQYREQIKRVKDSDDVPMVLVGNKCDLPARTVETRQAQDLSRSYGIPYIETSAKTRQGVEDAFYTLVREIRQHKLRKLNPPDESGPGCMNCKCVIS